The genomic interval TCCTAAAGTCAGGCAAAGCGAAGGAATTTTTAACCGAAAATCAAACAAATAATTTTCAAAATGTATCCGAACTAGAGAATCAATATTGCGGTATTGATCATGTGGCATTTCTAGGATTCTTATTTGACCATTGGAAGTTTGATGAAAGACTAATCCAAAGCATTACCCATATTGAAAACCCACACGCTTCTTCTAGCGAAATCAAAAAGAATGCCTACGCACTAGCAGTTACAAATTGTCTTTTCGAACCCTACAATCCCTTAAGCTCTTTTAATTCTAAAAAAGCCATTGCGCTTGTCAATGAAGCCACCAATCAAGGAGTGGATTTTAATATGGGAAATTTTCTAACCAAACTTCCACAAGCTGCTAAAGACAACTTGATGAAAGATGATTAGCATAGCACAATTGCGAGATTTTTTGCAGAATGTCGCAATTGTTGAATTCTTGTCCTTATTTATAATTGGAAATTAAATAAGTTCTTTTATTGCTCTTGCTCTTAATATGTTTGCTTTCAGTTTCTCGCGTCTGCTAAGACAAAAGCATTTAAAACTTTTCCACCATTAGATTCCAAACATTCTTTTGCCTCCATTAGCGTTAAGCCTGTTGTAACAATATCATCAACCAATACGATTTCTTTGCCCCTTACCTTGCGTTTAAGGCAAAAATTGCGCGGATTTGCTTGACGAAATTTCAAACTTTTTCCTGCATAAGATACAGGGTTTTTGGCGTATAATGTCTGATAGAGTGGCGTCAATCCCACCTGTTTTAAATGATACAACAAAATTGCATTATGTGCGTAGCCTTGTGTGCTGATTTTATCATCAATTCCCACAGCATAA from Helicobacter ganmani carries:
- a CDS encoding ComF family protein, yielding MRCLLCGNWTFYTFCKNCFNAIHITPRYREIKGFKIYSFFAFGEIEYLLHAKYQVIGSKVYGILAKKASQYLKNTLEIPLNAYAVGIDDKISTQGYAHNAILLYHLKQVGLTPLYQTLYAKNPVSYAGKSLKFRQANPRNFCLKRKVRGKEIVLVDDIVTTGLTLMEAKECLESNGGKVLNAFVLADARN